A segment of the Nitrospinota bacterium genome:
ATGAACAGAATGCGTTAAACGCCCAGGTGCTGGATACCCCCACCGGCAGATACGCGGTAAGGTTGAGGTCGTAGGTGTCGAACTGGCTGCTCATGAAGCGATGCTCCATCGGCGAACGCCGTACCCCCTCAATCCGCCAACCGTTGCGCGGATCCTGCACGTCGTCGGTGATGTCCGCGGTAAAGCCGAGGTTAAGAATATTTACCGTCTGAAGGCTTTTGTCGATGCTGGCGAATTCGTTGCCATGGCGGTCAAGCACCCGGTCCAACGTTCCCCCTTCATTGAGCCAGCGGGCATAAACCTCATATCGCCGCTCGTCGAAGGTCAGCGTCAACTGGGCCACCGCCGCTCCCCCTTCGAAAAAGGGAAGGATATAGTCGTTTTTATCGGAGTCGATGCCGCGCCGGAAAACCTTCGGCGCCACTTTATAGGTGTATATCCCGGTGTTGAATATCAAAAGGCGGTCGATAAGGTGGACATCGAGCAGCGTGGCCCCTCCCGCCGTAAAATCGCCGTTAACGTAAAATCCGGTGAAATCGGTCTGCGTTTCGCCGATATTGGCCAGCGTGGTTCCCGCGCCCGACGCCATGCCAAGCCCCGGGATATTGCCGGCGATGGGATAGACGAAGTATGCAAAATCGGTGCTGAACTGGTTGCGGCGGCGCTCGATGCCGTGGCTTCGCACCGTTTCCGGCGCGGCATCGTCGTCCGCGCGCGCATCGTTCCCGCCAATGCAAAGAAACAGCGCAATGGCAATTATCGCCGTATATCCCCCCATGCGGTTATTTTATACTTTTTCCTTCGGCGTTGCTAGCGGCCCGGCGTCCGCGGTGAATGGCGCCGGAAAGCAATTGCGCTTCCGGCGGATGCCGTCCCGATTTGATATAATATCGGTGTGTCCGCATATGGCGTTGGGGGTGTTCGTGGAAAATAAATGCCGGTCAATGATTGGGAGGAAACGGCCATGAAGATAGCGGTTCCGTTTTGGCGGCGGCTTGCCATTGCCGTATGGTGCATAGCGCTGAATCCGACGTTCGTTGTTCCCGCCGCTGCGGCCCGGAATTTCGGGGCGGAAATCGCGGACGTTTCCGGCCCGGCATTTGTCATCCCCAAAGGCACCAATAACATCCTGAATGCCGCCAAAGGGCAGCGGCTCGCCCCCGGCGACGTCATCACCACCGGGCTGGAAGGTGAAGCTGAACTGCTGTACGACGACGGCAATCTGACGCGGCTGGATGAAAACAGCCGCCTGCTGATCGAAAAACTTTCCGTCGTGGAGGGGGGCGCGCGGGAAACGGGCATTCGGCTCGATCTGGGGCGCGTGAAAAACGCGGTATCCAAATTGGGAAACAAACGATCCCATTTCGAAGTTCATACTTCTTCGGCGGTGGCTGGAGTGACCGGGACGCCCGATTGGGTTGTGGGCCTTGCCGGCGACCCCGCTTCCCCCGTGACGGAAGTCGACCTCCTGGGGAAAACCGGCGAGGCGGGAGAGATATTCGTTGAAGGGGCTGGCGGCGCCGGGCGGCAAGCGATCACATCCGGGATGCGTTCGGTGGTGCGGCCCGGTATGCCGCCCGCCACGCCGTTCTCGATTGACCCCGAGCGGGCGGAGATGCTGATGCGGAAAATGCCCCTGAAAACCCCGAAGGAATTGCGCGATCTCAAGCGGATGGAGTTGGATAAAAGCAGCGGCGTAACACAACCCTCTCCTGAAGCGGCTTCCGCGCCGCCACCCGCGGCATCATCCGGCGTACCGGCCGGAACTGAAGTGGCCAAGTCGGCCGCCGGAGCGGCCGCGCTGGGCGCGGCGGGTTCGGCAGCGGGCGCCGCCGCGGGCGTGGCGGGTGCGGCCGGTATGGTGGCGGGGACTGCCGCGGGCCTTGCCGCCGGCGGGAAAAATGAGGCCGCCAAAGTGGAAGCAAAAGCGGTTCCGGAAAAAGCGGAAACGCCGAAACCGCAACAACCGCCGCTAGGTTCCGCTGAAAAAGCTCCCGTTGAAACAGCTCCCGCGCCGCGCACGGCGGCGGTCAGGCTGAATTTATTGGCCGGCGGTGAAGCGCACTCTGTGTTCTTGAAGGGGGATGGCACACTCTGGGCGTGGGGACAGAATAACAAGGGGCAATTGGGCGACGGCACCGATGACAGGCGTTTAACGCCGGTGCAGGTGAAGGGGCCGGGCGGTAAAGGGACGCTGCAGGGCATCGTGGCGGTTGCCGCAGGCTCGCTGCACACCGTCGCGGTAAAGAACGACGGCACGGTATGGGCCTGGGGTTACAACGATGACGGGCAATTGGGCGACGGCTCCGACGATGACCGGGAAACCCCCGTGCAGGTGAAAGGGCCGGGCGGCAAAGGGGTGCTGCAGGGCATCGTGGCGGTTGCCGCGGGCTTGTTGCACACCGTCGCGGTAAAGAACGACGGCACGGTATGGGCTTGGGGTTACAACGATGACGGGCAATTGGGCGACGGCTCCGACGATGACCGGGAAACCCCCGTGCAGGTGAAAGGGCCGGGAGGGCAGGGGCCGCTGGAGGGCATGGTGGCGGTTGCCGCGGGGAGCAGCCACACCCTTGCGCTCAGGAAGGACGGCACGGTTTGGGCCTGGGGGAAAAACAACAAGGGGCAACTGGGCGACGATACCGGCGACGACCGGGAAACCCCCGTGCTGGTGAAAGGGCTCAAGGGGATCGTCGCCATAGCGGCGGGAGCCGACCACAGCCTCGCGCTGAAAGGGGATGGTACGCTCTGGAGCTGGGGCAAGAACGAAAGCGGCCAGATCGGCGATAAATCGGTGATCAAC
Coding sequences within it:
- a CDS encoding FecR domain-containing protein; amino-acid sequence: MKIAVPFWRRLAIAVWCIALNPTFVVPAAAARNFGAEIADVSGPAFVIPKGTNNILNAAKGQRLAPGDVITTGLEGEAELLYDDGNLTRLDENSRLLIEKLSVVEGGARETGIRLDLGRVKNAVSKLGNKRSHFEVHTSSAVAGVTGTPDWVVGLAGDPASPVTEVDLLGKTGEAGEIFVEGAGGAGRQAITSGMRSVVRPGMPPATPFSIDPERAEMLMRKMPLKTPKELRDLKRMELDKSSGVTQPSPEAASAPPPAASSGVPAGTEVAKSAAGAAALGAAGSAAGAAAGVAGAAGMVAGTAAGLAAGGKNEAAKVEAKAVPEKAETPKPQQPPLGSAEKAPVETAPAPRTAAVRLNLLAGGEAHSVFLKGDGTLWAWGQNNKGQLGDGTDDRRLTPVQVKGPGGKGTLQGIVAVAAGSLHTVAVKNDGTVWAWGYNDDGQLGDGSDDDRETPVQVKGPGGKGVLQGIVAVAAGLLHTVAVKNDGTVWAWGYNDDGQLGDGSDDDRETPVQVKGPGGQGPLEGMVAVAAGSSHTLALRKDGTVWAWGKNNKGQLGDDTGDDRETPVLVKGLKGIVAIAAGADHSLALKGDGTLWSWGKNESGQIGDKSVINRLAPVWVKAISGAAAIAAGENHSVALKGDGTVWSWGSNNAGQLGISEGTGTMRLVPVFVDGLSGITAIGAGSNHTFALKSDGTLWTWGSNSKGQLGDDSRDDRMVPAQVSIP